A single region of the Corallincola holothuriorum genome encodes:
- a CDS encoding DUF58 domain-containing protein has translation MLKRWVSSLFDAWLVRRIPASEEIALSQRNIFIFPSNFGWAYLLTTLAVYLLGTNYSNNLALFLAFFLVSIFVGSIWHSFRNLSGLHLSSESASEGYVGDYGSFYVRAKASQPHIQIALKFGTETASYVTLTEPEVARVTVVKRLTRRGRFKPGRLTLESYYPLGLFRTWTHLDLGQTTLAYPKPIGCQLPLRGSQSGLNQDEGETATAKGNEEFESLRSYQAGESLRQVAWKQYAQGRGMMTKQFEQPEQETCWLVLMHTPGRDIEERLSKLCYRVQELSRQGGLYGLDLGTERITPSLGEKHRQTCLKALALFGTGGEA, from the coding sequence ATGTTGAAACGTTGGGTCTCTTCTCTTTTTGACGCTTGGTTAGTTCGCCGTATTCCAGCCAGTGAAGAGATTGCGCTAAGTCAACGTAACATCTTTATCTTTCCTAGTAATTTCGGCTGGGCCTATCTCTTGACCACACTGGCTGTGTACTTGCTGGGGACGAATTACTCAAATAATTTGGCCTTGTTTCTTGCTTTCTTTCTGGTGAGTATTTTTGTTGGCAGTATCTGGCATAGCTTTCGTAATCTTTCCGGGTTGCATCTATCCAGTGAGTCAGCTTCCGAAGGTTATGTTGGAGATTATGGAAGTTTCTATGTCCGAGCTAAAGCGTCTCAACCCCATATCCAGATCGCACTCAAGTTCGGCACGGAAACAGCGAGTTACGTAACACTGACCGAACCTGAGGTTGCTCGCGTAACTGTCGTAAAGAGGCTGACAAGAAGGGGGCGATTCAAGCCGGGACGCCTAACGCTAGAGAGTTACTACCCTTTAGGCTTGTTTCGCACTTGGACACACCTTGATCTTGGCCAAACCACATTGGCTTATCCAAAGCCAATTGGTTGCCAACTGCCCCTGAGAGGCAGCCAATCAGGGCTAAATCAGGATGAGGGCGAAACAGCAACAGCCAAGGGCAATGAAGAATTTGAATCTTTGCGTAGCTATCAGGCTGGAGAGTCGTTACGCCAAGTGGCTTGGAAGCAATATGCCCAGGGGCGCGGCATGATGACCAAGCAGTTTGAGCAACCAGAACAGGAAACCTGTTGGTTAGTATTGATGCATACGCCAGGGCGGGATATTGAAGAGCGTCTCTCTAAACTTTGCTACCGGGTGCAGGAGCTTAGCCGTCAAGGGGGCCTCTACGGATTAGATTTAGGCACAGAGCGTATAACGCCTTCCTTGGGGGAGAAACATCGTCAAACGTGCCTCAAGGCGCTTGCGCTTTTTGGCACAGGAGGAGAAGCATGA
- a CDS encoding transglycosylase SLT domain-containing protein — translation MNRPTAARFFAPIGLVSILLLTLLCSSTTRAEDGGHLATQRNQYQQALQAINQKDWPQYESLRKQLNHYPLAIYLDYYRLVPNLSHVSGDQALEFINLSQGTPLSIRMKGKYLFKSGAERRWADFLTVSPDAPNDPRLKCYYYRAQLAEGHSETAWQGAEKLWVYGKSRPDVCDPLFNAWRKAKPLTDELIWARMLKSFDARQKSLLSYLAKQASPALTPTAKLLLKLYRDPAALQDELPPSGSPYAADIVSHGLQALAREDAETALKLWQKAQLTYRFSTQQRTAVIKTIAQRSNFQRVTANKVWLDSQLSHIKNDVITETRIRWALKDEDWNSVSKLITYLSKKKQQDDSWRFWRAISYQELGLAQAAIPILDQLAEHRSYYGFLAADLRQKPYKLNNNKVPEASHGQAQLVNLAGFRRVEELMYHDERQLASSEWRLLLQGVEESEQLQLGLMAAKQGWHNLAISAANTAAAWDSLDLRFPTPYLDTFERYASKTGVEKSELMSIARRESAFYPFAESRVGARGLMQLMPGTAKMVSKKLGGAKPSKRQLFDVETNIKLGSAYYKELLERFSNNRIYAVAAYNAGPHRVDRWRNTDITALSAALWIETIPFKETRGYVQAVLSYNVVFRHMMGQPVPLLNPHENTATY, via the coding sequence TTGAACAGACCTACTGCAGCACGATTCTTCGCACCCATTGGGCTTGTCTCAATACTGCTGTTGACGCTGTTATGCAGCTCGACGACCAGAGCTGAAGATGGCGGACACTTGGCAACGCAGAGAAATCAGTATCAACAAGCACTGCAAGCAATAAATCAAAAAGATTGGCCACAATATGAAAGCTTAAGAAAACAACTAAATCACTACCCGTTGGCCATCTACCTCGACTATTACCGCTTAGTACCCAACCTCTCCCATGTTAGTGGTGACCAGGCATTAGAGTTTATAAACTTAAGTCAGGGAACCCCGCTATCGATCCGCATGAAAGGTAAATACCTTTTTAAGAGCGGCGCTGAACGGCGCTGGGCAGACTTTCTGACAGTAAGCCCCGACGCCCCCAATGATCCGCGGCTAAAATGCTATTACTACCGTGCTCAGCTCGCTGAAGGTCATAGCGAAACCGCTTGGCAAGGCGCCGAAAAGCTCTGGGTGTATGGCAAATCTCGCCCTGATGTTTGTGACCCTCTATTTAACGCATGGCGAAAAGCGAAACCATTGACCGATGAGCTGATCTGGGCACGCATGCTGAAGTCATTTGATGCGCGGCAAAAATCCCTACTGAGCTATCTAGCGAAGCAAGCCAGCCCTGCCCTAACGCCGACCGCGAAACTACTACTCAAGCTTTATCGGGATCCCGCAGCACTGCAAGACGAACTGCCGCCAAGTGGATCACCCTACGCTGCAGATATTGTGTCCCATGGCTTACAAGCACTAGCGCGAGAAGATGCTGAAACGGCACTGAAGCTTTGGCAAAAAGCACAACTCACCTACCGCTTTTCAACTCAGCAACGGACCGCGGTAATAAAAACAATAGCTCAACGTTCTAATTTTCAAAGAGTTACCGCCAACAAAGTATGGCTTGATAGTCAACTCAGCCATATAAAGAATGATGTCATCACAGAAACACGGATCCGCTGGGCCCTCAAAGATGAAGATTGGAACAGCGTATCAAAGCTCATCACCTACCTATCAAAGAAAAAACAGCAAGATGATAGCTGGCGATTCTGGCGCGCCATCAGTTATCAGGAACTTGGGTTAGCGCAAGCTGCTATACCTATTCTGGATCAGCTAGCAGAGCACCGATCTTATTACGGCTTTCTCGCCGCCGATCTGCGCCAAAAGCCCTACAAGCTCAATAACAATAAAGTCCCTGAAGCGAGCCACGGCCAAGCGCAGCTGGTTAACTTAGCCGGTTTTCGACGGGTTGAGGAGCTCATGTATCATGATGAACGCCAACTGGCCAGCAGCGAGTGGCGTTTGTTGCTCCAAGGCGTTGAAGAGAGTGAACAGTTACAACTCGGTTTAATGGCAGCAAAACAGGGATGGCACAACCTCGCCATCTCCGCAGCCAATACAGCGGCTGCCTGGGACTCTTTGGATCTTAGGTTTCCCACCCCCTACCTCGATACCTTTGAACGCTATGCCAGTAAAACTGGCGTAGAGAAGAGTGAATTGATGTCCATTGCTCGCCGAGAGAGCGCATTTTACCCATTTGCTGAATCGCGGGTTGGTGCCAGAGGGTTGATGCAGCTTATGCCAGGCACAGCAAAGATGGTGTCGAAGAAACTGGGAGGGGCGAAACCCAGCAAACGTCAGTTATTTGATGTGGAAACCAATATCAAACTTGGCAGTGCCTATTACAAAGAACTTTTGGAACGCTTTTCTAACAACCGAATCTATGCCGTTGCCGCCTACAATGCAGGCCCCCATCGCGTTGACCGTTGGCGAAACACAGACATTACAGCACTCAGTGCAGCGCTTTGGATAGAGACCATTCCTTTCAAAGAGACTCGAGGCTACGTGCAAGCGGTGCTGTCATACAATGTGGTGTTTCGGCATATGATGGGACAGCCAGTACCACTGCTGAACCCACATGAAAACACGGCGACATACTGA
- the pyrI gene encoding aspartate carbamoyltransferase regulatory subunit has translation METKMTVEAIAHGTVIDHIPAGQGVRILRFFQLTDGNERITVGLNLRSGDSQVKDIIKVENNVFTAEQANQLALFAPNATVNLIDNYQVVDKFHVTLPEQISSVLSCPNSNCISHDEPVNSRFFVAVKHEKVKLKCHYCEKSFSERLFKELK, from the coding sequence ATGGAAACTAAAATGACAGTGGAAGCCATCGCTCACGGCACAGTGATCGATCATATTCCTGCGGGGCAAGGTGTTCGCATCCTACGCTTTTTTCAGTTGACCGATGGGAATGAACGGATCACCGTCGGCTTGAATTTGCGTAGTGGCGATAGCCAGGTGAAAGACATTATTAAGGTAGAAAATAATGTTTTTACTGCTGAACAGGCCAACCAGTTAGCGCTTTTTGCGCCTAATGCGACGGTTAACTTAATCGATAACTACCAAGTGGTTGATAAGTTTCACGTGACTCTGCCTGAGCAGATCTCTTCTGTACTAAGCTGCCCTAACAGTAATTGTATTAGCCATGATGAACCGGTGAATAGTCGATTTTTTGTTGCCGTAAAACATGAAAAAGTGAAGCTGAAATGTCACTACTGTGAAAAGAGTTTTTCTGAAAGGCTGTTCAAAGAACTGAAATAA
- a CDS encoding AAA family ATPase — MQQQVQQVLKALDQVVLGKSHQIRLAVSCLLAGGHLLIEDLPGMGKTTLSHALANVLSLGYRRVQFTSDMLPADLIGISIFNKSSQSFDFHKGPLFSQLLLADEINRASPKTQSALLEAMAERQISIEGTTYQLPAPFFVIATQNPVDQSGTFPLPESQLDRFMMRISLGYPDAKAEKRMLLEQGEQAQVIASLQALMSVEDLVRMQLAVQQVHVSDPLLDYLLALVNETRADKRYPNPLSPRGTKMLLSAARAWAYIDGRDHVLPEDLQAILPSVAEHRLRSSLEVSAMDSYGLSERLLSQIDPDRAA, encoded by the coding sequence ATGCAGCAACAGGTCCAGCAGGTTCTGAAGGCGCTTGATCAAGTAGTGCTCGGAAAGTCTCATCAAATTCGTCTCGCCGTCTCTTGTTTACTGGCCGGAGGGCATCTCCTGATCGAAGATCTCCCCGGCATGGGGAAAACAACACTTAGCCATGCATTAGCTAATGTGCTCAGTTTAGGCTATCGGCGCGTACAGTTCACAAGTGATATGTTGCCTGCCGATCTGATCGGTATCTCAATTTTTAACAAATCATCCCAAAGCTTTGACTTTCATAAGGGGCCTTTGTTCAGTCAATTGTTGCTGGCAGACGAGATTAATCGTGCCAGTCCTAAAACCCAAAGTGCATTATTAGAGGCGATGGCGGAACGTCAGATAAGTATTGAGGGCACCACATATCAGTTGCCTGCGCCTTTTTTTGTTATTGCGACACAAAATCCTGTGGATCAGTCTGGCACATTTCCTTTGCCTGAATCTCAGCTAGATCGTTTCATGATGAGGATCTCTTTGGGTTATCCCGATGCCAAGGCAGAGAAACGGATGTTGCTCGAACAGGGAGAACAAGCGCAGGTGATTGCAAGCCTTCAGGCGTTGATGTCGGTAGAGGATTTGGTGCGCATGCAACTAGCGGTGCAGCAGGTGCATGTGTCAGATCCATTACTCGATTATTTGCTTGCGCTGGTAAATGAAACTCGTGCGGACAAACGTTACCCAAATCCGCTCTCCCCCCGAGGCACCAAAATGTTGCTTTCTGCAGCCAGAGCCTGGGCTTATATTGACGGTCGAGATCATGTGTTACCTGAAGACTTACAAGCAATACTGCCGTCGGTGGCTGAGCATCGCCTTCGCAGTAGTTTGGAGGTGAGTGCGATGGATAGTTATGGTTTAAGTGAACGCTTGCTTAGTCAAATTGACCCAGATAGAGCAGCTTAG